GTAGATATACACATTCTGtttggattaaaaaacaacaacagcatcttTACAAAGGCAGAACAGCTTGCTATTGTTCAGAGCTATATCTGGGCACAGCCAGGGCTCTGCCAGTCTTTTGTATCATCATTCTTCTTTTACATGTCTGGAGATGCTTCCTTCCAGTTATTGATTTCAATGAATATTCTTTCTGTGAAATTTGAACTTCCTTGACTAGGCAtggtttaactgaaatgctgCTTCACCATAATGTACTTTCTGTTCTTTGGGGTAACTGTTGTGCATACAGTTATTTTCTTTGCAAACAAAGGGACAGTGAAATTCTATAACTATATAATAACAgatggtgattttttaaaagagtaataatgttattatttgtacccccgcaACCTCCAATCATCCCTGGGGATAATGtatgaagaaaaaggaaatatgcTGGCTAACTAAAAGACCAAAGCACTTGTGCATAGATGACCCAACAGCCCACTACTCAAAGGATACGTGAGCCAAACTGATAACATCCACATATAAGGCTGTAGTGGAAACATGGGAATCTACATTGGGACGGGAAAATTTCTCAGCAGGATCCTGCtggtgctgcttctgctgttgctcCTTCTTCACACTGTATATAAGGCACATTCTATTAACTGCAGCATTTATGATGACCCTCTTCCTATTGCTCACGAATTTTACCAGCCAGGAGACCTTGTAATTGGTGAGATGGTTTCGCAAGTCATATACTTCTCTGATATCCAGTCTTTCATGGAACAGCCTTCACAGATACTGATAGATGAACCTATGTAAGGCATCACTTATTCCCCTTCTTACCGAGTCTAATATGGTCAGACCGAAATGATTGAAAACACATCATTGAGCAGTACTGTGATTCATATTTTGATGTTCTTTTTCATGGAAACCCAGTAACATTGTAAGAGTGGGGTGAAGCATTCTTCGGTTTTATGGAAGAGGTATGAGGTACTCAACCTCAGCATGACATGATGAGGGGCAAGGGTGGGTGTGGgtagacagagagacagaggcagGAAACCCCCAATTCACACGAGGGTCATGTTCCGGGAATCACACCGAAAGCCAACTTTGTGTATAGTCAAAGCAAATCGGGTTCTGTGCCAGATGGGATtcccaaagtcttttttcccagACACCCAACCGCTTAGGATTAAATTCTGATTGTTTTGCCAGTCATATAAAGCTGAATACAGATTGTGGTTTTACTGTATTCGTTTCTCTTATTAACTGTTTGTACTGCTACAAAGTTTTCCTTCGCTAGCCCCACTGAGATAAACAGTTCTGTGCTTCTTTTAATTATTTAGTATGCCTTCTACAGCATTTTCACATGGGGAATCATGCCTTGTCACTGCCCCACTATTTCTGTTCTGCCCACACTTTGTTCCTTCTCAACCGAGAAGGATGTGATTTTATGTCCATGTCCACCTTCTGACTCCTTCTCTATGGaacaccattcctcctcctcctcctcctcctcctcctcctcttcttcttcctcatttcAGTCCATTGTGTGGTAATTTTATTACAGCTCCGTGCCAAAGaactaccagcacatcctggccttaGCATTTGCTGTCGAAGAAATCAACAGGAATCCCAAAGTCTTCTCAAACATCTCTCTGGGGTTCCGCGTCCTCAATAGCTATTACACTGCAAGGATGACCTACAAGGCCGTGCTCAACCTGCTTTCCACGCAGCATAGATTTGTCCCCAACTTCAAGTGTCACAAGTGGAGCAATCTGATAGCTCTCATTGGAGGATGCATCTCTGAAATCTCTGCCAATATGGCCACCATTTCAGCAATccacaagattccacaggtaaatTGGGAGCAGGGGTGTATGGGAAATACTGTCTTGATTTCAACACATTCTTCACAAGGTTCCTGCAAAGTTTTATTCAGGAGGGCAGATTGGGATTGACCAAGCAGTGCTGAGAGCCAATGGTCCAGAAAATTGGAGTATCTGTAAATTGAAGTGGATGGGTATGATTGTGTCCAGGACGTAAAGGATTTGAGTTTTTAtggggggttttttttcttttatagtaGACCTAATACACAACTGAAAACACATAATGTAAGCAATGGCTGACAGAACTGTGTAACTTTAGTCCGGACAGGAAGAGTCTAGGGAGCTTAATATAGTACTCTAAAATATCTTACATAGAAGAGAGGAAAAACTAGTAGTCTACTGCTCCATAGGGCTGGACtagatatttttaaaacattaggAGTAGCATTAAGAAATTATCAATAATGAAGCAGATTACTGGGTATTCTTCCACACTGTTTTCTCTTACTTGAAGTTTTCTTCTAGAATAACCTATGCAGACATTTACTGGGAAAGCTGTGCCTCTGAACTACCTTTGAAATCTATAGTTTACCATTCTCTCACAAtccatccaaaacaaaacaaaacacctcaaacattttattttagctCACATATGGATCCTTTTTGGCGATACAGGATGCAAACATGCACTTCCCATTTTTATACCAGATGGTCCCAAATGAAGCCAAACAGCACATAGGAATTGTGCGACTCCTTCAGCATTTCAACTGGACATGGATTGTACTTTGTGCTGTGGATGATGACAAAGGGGACCAGTTTCTACAGACAATTTTACCACTACTCTTTGAGCATGGCATCTGCTATGATTTCATagtaagattagaaaaatggaaTTATCTGGATGAGATGATACGCTTGGCTTTACAGCACTGGGAAAGTTATGCAATTGCATTTGAGACAAAAGCTAATGTATTTGTGGTTTATGGGGAACCTCCATCCTTTCAGGTTTTGAGAGTATTATCCTTTATAGTACCTGTAATGGGATGGCCACCTCTGGGTAAAGTGTGGGTTGCTACATCTCACTGGGACTTTGATTCCGTGTCTATTCAGAAAGACTGGGAAATACAAATGTTCCATGGTACTCTATCCTTCACAGTCCACTCAAGTCAGCCATTAGGGTTCCATGAGTTCCTTCAGACGATAAGACCCTTCTGGAACAAAGAGGATGTATTCATCCTGGACGTCTGGGAACAGACTTTCACCTGCTCCCTGAAAGCATCCAATGGACAGGAGGTGGAGGCCCAGCAGAAAGAACCCTGCACTTTGGAGGAGAAACTGGAGAACCTTCCTGGGGTTTTGTTTGAAAAACACATGACTGGTCACAGCTACAATGTCTACAAAgctgtctatgctgtggcacatgctttgAACTCCATATACAAATCCAGCTCCAAACATAGAATattggaaagaggagagagatttGCATTTCGGAATGTGCAACCGTGGCAGGTAATGACAACTGACAACTTCTTTGCTTTGCCTCCATCTACCACTGATCTCCCAGTTTTCACCTCACCAGTCGCAATGAGCTCCAGCCGTGTTTGGTGGCAAGAGCAACAGAAATTAGCCTGCCTGACCttgtgcacatttactcagagtCAAAATCCCTGTCATTTTAGTTTGTCAAATACCCACAATAGGAACCCAGCTACCCATCTGGTTTGCTAGACATTTTCCATCAAGTGTATCCCCTCCAAAGACAGTTCTTTATGTAATTAATttcatgatgatgataataatggacTAGTGAAAATACTTCATCATCATATATATTGCTTTGAGAACAGTTATTCATATCATTAATTCCATGTAAATATTTCAATATTCCAGGTCCATCACTTCCTGAAGAGCCTTGTCTTCAACAGCAGCACTGGAGATATGGTGCAGTTTGATGAACATGGAGAAATGGTTGAAGGTTTTGATGTTACCAATTGGATCACTTTCCCCAATGGCTCACTGACTAGATTGAAAGTTGGACAACTGGAGCCTCAGGCTCCTGCAGGCAAAGAGTTGACCATCAATGATGAGCAAATCGTGTGGCATCCAAGTTTTAATCAGGTGAATTATAACTACAAACTCTTGACTCCATAAAAGGGGAatgttcccttctgggcagctcaCAATTCCTTCAGTTCTTGAGGTGCCCTATTCTAGATTTAATGGTTTATGATCCTTGACTTCATAAATTGATCTCAAACCTTAAATTAAAGCAAGGAGTCCTTTTGGCCATCTGTACCATTTAATTTCTTTGTGAAAAAATGTTCTCACATAAGCAAGTTACAAAGCACTTGAAAGTAACATATTAGATTTTGCTAAGGTGTCACAGAATATCACCACTTCACGTAGTGATTTCTTCAAGGAAAAAAGATGGACCTTTCTTTTATCCTCAAGGTATCTTTACTTATTTCTACAACTTCATATTTTGGGAGGTCTGGAGGTGGCACCGTCTTTTAATGATCCACTTTAAGGCTGAGTCTTAGACTGATCAAACCAAGAGATGCATCTGGGAATTGGTAACAAATGGGCGACAGGGGAGCAGATCCAACTGGTTGATCCTCAGTCTCTCTGCCCCTCACCTGAGTCTAATCACATGGAGGTGAATGACAGATAAGGACTAATCTATTGTTGCTCATCTATATGATTTTGTACAGGCGCTGCCCCTTTCTGTGTGCAATGACAACTGCAACCCTGGCTTCAgtagaaaaaagaaggaaggagagaaattttgctgctatgattgtgctccgtGTCCAGAAGGAATGATCTCTAGTCAGAAAGGTGGGAGGCAGGAATTCCCATGACctaaacatgagtttggccaaactgcaggaggcagtgaaggataggcgtgcctggcgtgctctggtccatggggtcacgaagagtcggacacgactgaacgactgaacaacaacaacaacaacaacaacaacaatttatgggATTTATTACATATATAAATAAGCTATTTATTACCTTTGTTTGGAGAATGCTGATAAATGCACAGGAGCCTAATACTAAAGGGATTTTCAAAAACAATTATCTTGTTGTTGAGTTGtcattatttaaaaaagtattcttTGGTCAAAATTATTGGGCATTTGTAggatttttaaaggattttttttaaaaaaatccctctaCTTGCCATACGTTCAGGTTTTCCCAGACGTTTTGCCGATTCAGCAAAAATCTGCCTGGACGCCATTTTGCAGCCCAATTCCCAGATGTGTCAGGGAAcacctggacatatggcagccctacattaGACTGATCACAATTTTGCACCCTACACATCTCGTGGGacattgtgaggataaagtgggggGAACCAAGTATGCCACTTGTAGTTTcttggatataaatgtaaaaaatgtaATAACTAAgtgtagatggatggatggatgattaGCCGGCTATCTGAGATGGAGAAATGAGCAAAGTGCCCCTCGGTTGCCAGCAATTTCCCAggcactgagaaggtcctctcctgGTTCCAGCCAACTCTAAAGCtagggtgggaaaccttttgcaTCCTCAAGGCCCCATCCTGTTCTGTGCAACCTTCTAGGAGTAGTTGTTGGGTCctgaggcagaagtggagggagCAACTAACATGGATTTTAACTTGTATGTGGGCTACTTTCCATTCCCATATCTCTAAATCCTTCAACTAGACACCAAGAGGTCCAATCAGCCAGGCAAAGACTCTCAAGGAGGCTGTAAAGCGCATGTGGTGAGGGTTGTGACCTGGTGAAGGGTTGAGGTCTTAGGAGAGTCCTGACTGCCAAATAGGGAGGTATGGACAGTCACTTTCAACCCACAGGCCGGAGGTCCCCATCCCTGTTATGCAGACAGAAGACTCATTTGGCCTTTCCACCAGACTGACAAATCTATGCATACCTTAGGGCTAGGTTTCTGCTTTCCAACTGGACCAGCCCATTATTATTCTATGGGCCAGCTGAAATTGTGTCTCTCTTCATAGATCAGGTACTGTAAATACAGGAGAAAACACGGGATGCCTTATAATTCATTCTTTTCTAAGCACTTTCTGGATGAGCTACTATGTCCACTACTTCAACACATGCCACCAGCTCTCACTGAACATAAAAAACCATCCAAAATGCAGTTTCAAATTATAAGATTCATTTCTCCTTGATTTTGTCAAAGAACACAAGAATAGACATcctcaaattcaaattcaaattcaaattcaaatttattgcagctataagcccataaaaacataaaatatggaatatatgacataaagttacagcaaaccatagaccctggagtcatagggaaacaaaccacagcacaaatacaagttttaaaattgcaaccagggagcagaaaacaaaagtattagtggtcgtgtagttggctacagcgccttttttgatatatgacagagtttagaaaccttgccacctgcaaggttgtataggagtcattgtcttgcaggagtaaggcaaggtgtgactcagctggtgcacctgtaagtttctgagttattggtcttagtaattttgcccgagcctcactatgcagggaacagataaagattatatgatggagagattccgtcgactttttatcacaatcacaaaaggcggaaactaggcccttggaaaatctatgtctcaggacattagaaggaaaaacattaaacctcgctttggtgaaagcgaatcggtgcccagcagtggagagggaggataggtatagagggacatgatgtattggggtaactccaaaattccgaggcgagcagacacccccacccagcatatgattacgctgcagctccaaatcatccagtctttgtttgattaatcttcttgccgaagcagggtctaaattaagcgaatctgaaggagagattccaaaagacagaagtttggcgtggattttcccagtccaagggtttgcaaatttgtcatgccaaagacattggacgagataatggctgggtaatctatgccaaagagttaaccagtaggtgaatattcgtttccataagagagtctctagtgaaggaatcttcaattctagtcgtatagctgcattactaacacacgtagggagttttaaaagccggcgaagaaactgattttgcagcacctccagcggggccggatttaccagagctgcccaaagcggagcagcataagtaagagtggtaataacttttgcattgtacacctttaaagccgagggcacgtgtagggctccatctgagaaaaagaactggagaagtgcatgagatagagttttgcccttgttaagtagatgttgaacttgggatttccagctcaggttatattgaaaaacaatccctagatattggaacttaaaaacttgatctatttttactccacTACTATGTCCACTAGTTCAACACATGCCACCAGCTCTCACTGAACATAGAGTTTCAAATTATAAGATTCGTTTCTCCTGGATTTTGTCAAAGAACACAAAAATAGACACCCTCAAATCTTCTTGTGGCTGATTGCTTTTGACTGGCATTTCCCAGTGTGAAGGCCTACTTAAATAGCTGTTTGTGTTTAGATAGATGTTGGTCAACCTTCTGAAATACTTAAGCACCTCTTCCTGTTTTCAGACAAAGACGCTTGTGTCACTTGTCCAGAGGACCAATATCCCAAGAAGGACCAAACTCAATGTATTCCCAGGATTGTAAGCTTCCTCTCTTACAAAGGAAATTTGGGGATCATCTTAGTGGTGTTGGCTATTTCCCTCTCTTTCATCACAACTTTAGTACTTGGAATTTTCCTGAAGCACAAGGatactcccatagtcaaagccaacaaccggaccCTCACCTACATCCTTctcatctccctcctcctttgcttcctgTGCTCCTTGCTTTTCATTGGACGGCCTGGAAGGGTGATCTGTCTTCTCCGACAAATGGCTTTTGGCCTTGTCTTCTCTTTGGCCATTTCTACTGTGTTGGCCAAGACGGTCACTGTGGTTGTGGCATTtatggccaccaaaccaggatccagcataaggaaatgggtggggaaaggactgACCAATTCGATTGTCCTCTTCTGCTGCTTCATCCAAGCTGCCATTTGTGCTCTTTGGTTAAGTACTTCTCCACCCTTTCCAGATAAGGACACACATTCAGTGGTTGGGGAAATCATTCTTGAATGTAACGAGGGTTCTTCCTCCATGTTTTACTCTGTCTTAGGGTACATGGGCTCCCTGGCCACTGCCAGCTTCATAGTAGCTTTCTTTTCCAGGAAACtccctgacagtttcaatgaagccaaatttatcactttcagcatgttggtgttttgcagtgtttggttgtcctttgtgccaacctacttgagcaccaaagggaaatacatggtggctgtggagatcttctccattttggcctccagtgctggattgctgggttgtatctttttcccaaaatgctacattattgtgctaaggcctgagctgaacagcagagaacaaatgataaggaggaaaaaataaattaaaatacagattaatcTCTTTGACTCTTACACATATTTCATTAGATATGATGGTAATAGAAATGTCATTGGAGTTGCAGTATGAATGTTTCATGCATTCAGTTGACCCCATCTCATGTTGGCCATGTACTCACATAAAGAATGAGGCATGACTTCATTTTTGAGGATTTATTTCAATATCCAATTTTATTgtataaaattaaaacatctgTTATGTGAACTAAGTCCCAACCGTTCCTGATCCTATAGGAGCATCAAACCTATGCCTCAAATTTTGAGCAAGCTGAGGGGCAAAAACAAAATTAACTAGATTGACTTTGCTAAGAGAAGTATGATCATCTCTTCCCAGAACAGAGGTTTTGAGACACTGAGTGGTTGAATGGGTCAGATTATGGGACGTATTCAAAGACTTGCTTTTGGTTTTTCCATATATATTCTGTGCATTTTAAATGTCCTCTCCCCATCTTGAATTACTGTAGGTAAATGTATTTATGTTCTCATACTGGGAAATTAGGCCCTCTTCTTGTTCACTAAGCTGATTGCATGTTTACAGAGATGTAAAACAATCCAGATTAGTTTATTCAGTTGATAAACTAATCTCTTTCCAGGGATTTGTTTTTGACTGACAAAGCTAAGCATACATGTCTGCTCACTAAAATGAAATATCACTCAACTCCAGAGCTCGATCACACTCAGAGGCTGAACTTGCCTCT
This is a stretch of genomic DNA from Lacerta agilis isolate rLacAgi1 chromosome 17, rLacAgi1.pri, whole genome shotgun sequence. It encodes these proteins:
- the LOC117061487 gene encoding vomeronasal type-2 receptor 26-like codes for the protein MTAFQQMVLTKCEALQQMVTVKFAHIGTVLASNMRKTMTLLDEKVVKLCKIIKGEKGCEDEESTKQEGLFKCERLGVQKAERLESSWSERSRVQGKQQGKIQQAIEYKEGKIYGIYDDPLPIAHEFYQPGDLVIGEMVSQVIYFSDIQSFMEQPSQILIDEPISVPKNYQHILALAFAVEEINRNPKVFSNISLGFRVLNSYYTARMTYKAVLNLLSTQHRFVPNFKCHKWSNLIALIGGCISEISANMATISAIHKIPQDANMHFPFLYQMVPNEAKQHIGIVRLLQHFNWTWIVLCAVDDDKGDQFLQTILPLLFEHGICYDFIVRLEKWNYLDEMIRLALQHWESYAIAFETKANVFVVYGEPPSFQVLRVLSFIVPVMGWPPLGKVWVATSHWDFDSVSIQKDWEIQMFHGTLSFTVHSSQPLGFHEFLQTIRPFWNKEDVFILDVWEQTFTCSLKASNGQEVEAQQKEPCTLEEKLENLPGVLFEKHMTGHSYNVYKAVYAVAHALNSIYKSSSKHRILERGERFAFRNVQPWQVHHFLKSLVFNSSTGDMVQFDEHGEMVEGFDVTNWITFPNGSLTRLKVGQLEPQAPAGKELTINDEQIVWHPSFNQALPLSVCNDNCNPGFSRKKKEGEKFCCYDCAPCPEGMISSQKDKDACVTCPEDQYPKKDQTQCIPRIVSFLSYKGNLGIILVVLAISLSFITTLVLGIFLKHKDTPIVKANNRTLTYILLISLLLCFLCSLLFIGRPGRVICLLRQMAFGLVFSLAISTVLAKTVTVVVAFMATKPGSSIRKWVGKGLTNSIVLFCCFIQAAICALWLSTSPPFPDKDTHSVVGEIILECNEGSSSMFYSVLGYMGSLATASFIVAFFSRKLPDSFNEAKFITFSMLVFCSVWLSFVPTYLSTKGKYMVAVEIFSILASSAGLLGCIFFPKCYIIVLRPELNSREQMIR